TGAGcaaattgtgtgttttttttcttccagatcTGATCTTTGAGTTGGCAGCTAATGAAACCTTTGCAAACTacgaatcccaggattctgtgccattgagccatgacagttaaagcagtttcaaactgcatcaattctacagtgtagatgcacctccaaGCAGCTCATACTTCCTCATGCATAACCTTTACCAGGAGGTATGGGGGCAAATGCCTTTTTGTGACATTGGATCCAGCTATTAGAACTTGCCAAAAGCCATATTGTATACATAAGCCatactatatacatacatacatacatacatacatacgtacatacatatTACGGCTTTCGGATTGCAATTCCGAAAGCCGGATTGCTAGGGAATTATGGGAACTGATAGCCATAGagacacagagatagatagatagatagatagatagatagatagatagatagatagatagatgtccctgcatcaggagctggagctgacagagggagctcaacccgttctTCCTGGATTCAAATCCTTGACCTAATGGCCATAGAGAGACagagatcgatcgatcgatcgataaatagatagatagatagataaatgtccCTGCATCAGGAACTgcagctaacagagggagctcaacccactctccccggattcaaatcactgacctattggtcagcagtcctaccagcacaaaggtttaacccattgcgcttctggaacatggccatacagcccagaaaacctaccgCAAACCAAAGTGCaaatggcttctggtgtgagagaattggccatctgcaaggacgttgcccaggggatggccggatgtttgatgtttgaccatccttatgggaggcttcaaTCATGTCCCCGCatcgggagctggagctgacagagggagctcaacccgctctccccggattcaaaccgctgacctgttggtcagcagtcctgccagcacaaaggtttaacccattgcgccgctGTGGACTCCATATATAAATAGGTGAtgcaggtagataggtaggtagagagagatagagagagagatgagatagatagatagctagatagctagctagctagctaggtaggtaggtaggtaggtaggtaggtaggtaggtagagatagAAAaatgagataggtaggtaggtaggtaggtagatagatagatagatagatagatagatagatacaagttaagaagcatttgtttgatttgttgaagagttaaccaataataaagaactttgttaagcttttaagcttctaaagactttgtataagaaaacccatagggcctctcatccgaggcaccccggcttcctgctgggcacaaagagcacgtcctgttcaaaagccaattgctataggcccagtgtgcgacagcacatttacctatatctatctatatagtaatttttgcatattttaatatgtattttatagaaatatgctttatatagtaatttttgcatattttaatatgtattttatagaaatatgctttaatatgtgtattctatgtagtatttttaaatgattgtgtGTTTCGATTTGTGTTTTACCAATGTTGCAACCTGCCTCGAGCcgtgaggagaggcagatgagaattataataataataataataataattattattattattattattattatatttggctTTTGGCAAGCCCTAAAAGCTGGGTCCAATGTCACAATAAAGGAATTTCCACTCTGTTTTATGGCCTTTGGGCCGCAATTCCCAGGAGGCTTGCTTGGGAATTATGGGAACGAAGAGAAGTTTCTCTGAGCTCTGCCGGTTTGTAAGCCAAAGCTGCGGAAGAGATTTTCCCTTTTTGCTGAATGGCTTCCATCTGCTTGGATGATTCATGCACATTCTTTCCCATCTCGCTCACCATTCtgcaaataataatgattttCTTCCCCTTGTTACCGGCTGACCTCCTGCCCCTCTTGATGTTGCCGAGGAGGAGCGAGTGTGTCTGAGGAATTGGCTGCCGGTTTAGTCTAGACTCCATCTCCAAAGCCTCCAGAGTGCATTGCAAAACGTACAATATATATTTCCCAAGCTGTGGTCCAATTCACCTCTTCATGATATCCCTTCCATCTGAAGAATGATGTGTTGCTTGACATCGGAGGACACCAGACCAAAGAGAGACCTTTCCCCCTGAATTTGGATTTGGAGACATCCGCCGGCATATTTTCTCTCACAAAATTAATCTTGGATTTCAAGGTGACGTGAACCAGACAGAAGAGCGTGGGAGAGCCAGGCTGGGACACTTTTCCTTACTTTGGGAACTTTTTAGAAAGTTTTTGGGAACTTCTTGGAAAGTTTTCGGAAACGTTTTTGAAAACTTTTTGGCAACTTTTCAGAAAGTTTTAAGAAACTTTGCGGAAAGTTTTCAGGAACTTTATGGAAAGTTTTCAGGAACTTTATGGAAACTTTTCAGAATTGTTTTGGaaacttttcagaaaaaaattggaaactttACAGAAAGTTTTCTGGAACTTTGGGGAAAGTTTTCGGTAACTTTTTGAAACCCTTTTGGAAACTTTTCGGAAAGCTTTGAGCAACTTTGCAGAATGTTTTCAGgaactttttggaaagttttcagTAACTTTTTGAAAACCATTTGGAAACTTTTGAGAAAGCTTTGAGCAACTTTGCAGAAAATCTTCAGGAACTTTGGGCAAGTTTTCGGTAACTTTTTGAAAACCATTTGGAAACTTTTCAGAAAGCTTTGAGCAATTTTGCAGAATGTTTTCAGGAACTTTTGGGAAAGTTTTCAGTAACTTTTGAAAACCTTTTGGAAACTTTTCGGAAAACTTTGAGCAACTTTGCAGAAAATTTTCAGGAACTTTTTGTAAAGTTTTCGGTAACTTTTTGAAAACCTTTTGGAAAGTTTTCAGAAAACTTTGAGCAACTTTGCAGAAAGTTTTCAGGAACTTTTGGGAAAGTTTTCGGTAACTTTTTGAAACTCTTTCAGGAACTTTTCAGAAAGCTTTGAGCAACTTTGCAGAAAGTTTTCAGGAACTTTTGGGAACGTTTTTGGTAACTTTTTGAAACCCTTTTGGAAACTTTTCGGAAAGCTTTGAGCAACTTTGCAGAAAGTTTTCAGTAACTTTTCGAAACCCTTTTGGAAACTTTTCAGAAAGCTTTGAGCAACTTTGCAGAAAGTTTTCAGGAATGTTTGGGAAAGTTTTCAGTAACTTTTTGAAACTCTTTTAGAAACTTTTGGAAAGCTTTGAACAACTTTGCAGAAAAATTTTCAGGAACTTTTTGGAAACGTTTTTGGTAACTTTTCAAAAGCTATTTGGAAACTTTTCAGAAAGCTTTGAGCAACTTTGCAGAAAGTTTTCAGGAACTTTTTGGAAACATTTTGGAAACTTTTCAAAAACTATTTGGAAACTTCAGAAACTTTTTGAAAACTTTTCAgaaactttttggaaacttttcaGTAACTTTAATCAGCCCAAAATATTGCAGCCAAGCAACTGAGTTGAAACCAACAATAACAAACATAAAACTGGCTACCATTTTTGGGCAAAACCCCCAAAGTCTGTCTACAATTATGTCACCTGGAGGGCATCAATTTTGCAGAataaacacagtttgacaccaccatcatactagagaatgaatccacttgaaatctggtttctgcctcctgcagaattttggggtttgtagtaaggttgttaaaagctcctccctaaactataaaccccagaattctgcaggaagcagcaaccagatttaaagtggattcattctctagtgtgatgaggaccTTAAACTGtttttgctcaatgctatgggatccttggAGTTGCCGTCTGATGAGGaaccatttggcagagaaggataaagatcttgtaaaactacaactcccattattccataggatgaagccaTCGCAATGCAAGTGGATTCAAACTTCTGTGTGTCTCTCTCAAAGATGACGATTTCGGTTAAAGACCCAGACGGAGCCAGCAATGAAATTACTGGCTTGATGATCAAGGAAAAAATGTCAAATTAGCATCTGGTTAATTGGATCTTGCAGAACAAATCATAGGCTAATTTCAGCAAGCTGTCATTTGCTCGTTGTTGGGAAAGAGAAATATAATCTGATCCTCCTCGGAGTCACAAAGAGGTGAATGCCTTCCGCACCTGAAATTTTTTGGCAGTTTCCCATTAAAGGActagccagggctgaccctgcttagcatccgaGATCACATGAAATCCTTTAGaatatgtaattttaatgttgaatttTAAACTCCATGTTACAGAGTGTTTTGAAAcgattatgtgtttgtttatgttttagtaatgctgtgACCTGCCTCgaaccatgaggagaggcaggcaaaaaaaaaatgttgctatttattattattattgttattattattgttttactgacacaaaagcacagtatgtcacagcaaacgagagatatatgctgggtttcgtatcacaaaatcacaagtcgaacacttcccaagagtttagaactgtgtgatgtattattattattattattattattattattattgtcaaaggctttcattgccggaatcactgggttgttgtaggttttttcgggctatatggccatggtctagaggcattctctcctgacgtttcgcctgcatctatggcaagcattctcagagatatatagatatatcctCAGAGATatataagggtttatatatcctcacagatatataaacccctttttcccagttccaacagacctcactacctctgaggatgcttgccatagatacaggcgaaacatcaggagagaatgccactagaacatggccatatagtcccaaaaaacccacaacaacccattattattattattatggccaagtCTGGTAACTTATTTATTTCTGCCATCTGAGATTGTGTATTCTGTACAATCGTGTATCTTCTGAGTTTTGGTAAACAGATGGGAATCACAAGATGGACAACATGAGAGAAAGGATACACAGGCTAAAATATCCGAAAGTACTAACTATAGATATTGCATAAGAACAGTAAAgtatacacaaacaaacatacatgcgTACATACATATACTTTCCCCTCCTATTTAATCCTAGGGTTTCTACTCCACTTTATGCTTCATCCCAATGATGTCTTCGAAAAAGGACAGATTTTGGAAGCCTTCCTCCCCGATATTTGGGTTTACAGCACAATACAAAAGAGGCGCTTCTCCCGAAACGGGTTCTCCGAAGACGGGacgggggtcaccagggggtctTCCTTGCCATGGGCTTCACAATACGCCAAGAGATCAGCTGCTGCTTTGGATACCTGGCGGAGAAGAAGAGTTTCCAAAGAATCAGCCTCGCAGCTGGACTACTGCATTGTGATGCTTGCGGGGCGGCCCTTGGCAACTGTTTGCTTGCCCTTTGACAAGCTAGATGACCCAAGTGTGGCTTTTATGTTCATGCATGCCCACCTGTGAGTCGTTTGGAAGGCTTACCTTCATGCGATCGATGTTCACTTCTAACTTGAGCTGCTCCACCGTCTTACGGGCTTCGGCGATCTTGGCCATGTTGTTGGACATGATGGTCGGTCAACCCAACTGGCTTGGCCTTACTGTTGATGGAATGATGGAGAGACCAGGAGGTAGTGAACATATtgatatttatatctatctaccagtcactcttgttgccacgaggcaacggtgtagtaacggtgaggccgtggaccatttttgttcttgcagaccactggtggtccatggatcacaggttgggaaccactgatctatagctctgtgtgtgtgtgtgtgtgtgtgtgtgtgtgtacaggcaCTCCCCAAggtacgaacaagataggttctgtaggtttgttctttccatcacttcctattgtctcacccttgttcttaactatgagtcgtgtgtaagtcagatgtttgtaacttggggactgcctatatatgatAATCGCAAGCCTATTGACAGAGAGACAAAGGAatatacagatagatatagaAAGTACatgcatgtttaaatatgtgtgtgtgggtttctgtgtgtatgtaaatgtatgtgtgagtatatgtgtatgtgtgtatatatgtgtgtgtgtgtgaatagatagatagagatatcaAAGACCAACAATCCTACTGATGGAGACACAAAGCATTCAACTAACATGACcatcaatatagatagatatgtagatataataataatataatttagatAATAATATAGATACAGATGGTGGATagatgtacatatgtgtgtgtgtgtgtgtgtgtgtatatatacatatgaggTCAACACAAATCTACATATGGAGAGGCAAAGATGTCAATGAATAcaaccatgtgtgtgtgtgtgtgtgtgaagacaaCCATCTATTTATATacctagataaatagatatatacatataataaatggTAGATcgatgtacatatatatgtgtgtgtgtgtgtcaatgaaTACaaccgtgtgtgtgtatgtataagatATAGGTGGTAGATGGACGTGCGCATATATGAGACCAACACAAGCCTACTGATGAAAACACAAAGGAATCAATGAAGACAACCATGTATTTATAtacctagctagctagctagctagctagatagatagatagacagacagacagacatatagatGACAGATGGATGTGTGCATATATTAttgtcaataataacaacaacaataggcccTACTTTCCTCTGTTACacaagactcaggccccttctgcactgccatatcaaatccagatcatctgctttgaactggattatatggcagtgtagactcttataatccagttcaaagcagatcatgtggatgattggatttgataatctggattatatagaattatatagaatcatagagttggaagagaactcatgggccattcagtccaaccccctgcaaagaattgcattcaaagcacccctgacagatggccatccagcctctgtttaaaagcctccaaagaaggagcctccaccacactccggggcagagagttccactgctgaacggcctcacacagtcaggaggttcttccttgtgttcacatggaatctcctttccatatGGCAACGTAGACATGCACATTAAAGACATTTAGCTAATGTGAATTGCTAGGTCCTTCAGTACGCCTCTGTGATCAACTGGGCTGGGTCAAAACTTGGTTTTTTTATTAAATCCTTTGGGGCATAATATACTCCTCTAAGAATGGCCCTGTCTTAATTGACAATTTGTCAGTTTTCCATTGGGAATCATTGAAGTTGTTGGCCATAAAAGGAAACCTTATGGCACGGCACACACGGCGCAGCAGCGGGAAGCCGTGGCACGGTGCCACGATCCAAGAGGAACAGAGACCAGTGGGGGGCAACAAGCGCCGCTAATTATCCCActgctttcctcttcctctcttggcTCCTGGCCCTCGTCAGACAGGTTCAAAGCCCTGGGCTAATTGCACCGCCACCCCCTGCAAGGCCAAAGGAAAGGTTACGGCCAAGGATGAAAGCCTACCCAGCAGCAAGAGGGCTCCACTGGGGGGTCTTTGGTGATGGAGAGCAAGCTGGCTTCAAGGGAGGATCATCATTAGGACTGAGATTGCATGCCACAACCCAATCTATGGCCTcacagtgcctctgagcatgtgcagagtcatTTTCTGCCCAATCCACCATCAATGATGGGCAAAGAGGATGAAAGCCTACCAAGCAGT
The sequence above is a segment of the Anolis sagrei isolate rAnoSag1 chromosome Y, rAnoSag1.mat, whole genome shotgun sequence genome. Coding sequences within it:
- the LOC137095716 gene encoding guanine nucleotide-binding protein G(I)/G(S)/G(O) subunit gamma-8; protein product: MSNNMAKIAEARKTVEQLKLEVNIDRMKVSKAAADLLAYCEAHGKEDPLVTPVPSSENPFREKRLFCIVL